The proteins below are encoded in one region of Micromonospora pisi:
- a CDS encoding non-ribosomal peptide synthetase: protein MPSTADPDAGTPTTAQPPDVRGSVVGLSPQRQALLARRLAQRGLASVTEPLIARLPRTGPEQRFTCSSGQQRMWLANQFDPADPSFHVSISQRMRGDLDVGALRQALADLVTRHEILRTVYVGVDGTPHQIVRPPAPVPMGEVDLRELPVVDREPRARSLARRAFAVPFDLATGPVLRAVLYRLADDDRVLLMTSHHIAIDGWSIGNALRELAALYRWRLTTPAGPSAAGPPPLPELTIQYVDYAHWQHESLADGELADGLDFWRRQLAAPRASAELPIAHRPEPDATSDSTSTGGAGTGTGTGTGTGGKVGLMIGPELLDRLRTAAGATRGTTPFVTLLTGFKALLARYLGQPDVTVGTLVAARTHVELEPLIGYFANPVALRTRLDPELTFAEAVSRVRRTVIDGFAYQSVPFDRVVQELAPRREAGRHPFFQAALILHNFSAGTPEDWPGLDVRWWNSELDDMLFDLTLVAVPQPDGGLEATFSYRTDVFDAADIGRLAEGFTELLAGIAADPGQRLGDLPLLTPAQRQWLLVDRQGPVREPTPQTATFPALWARSRDRHPDAVAVAAVDGELSYAELDQRAELLARRLRASGVGTETPVGICLDRTSAMLVAMLGVWRAGGAYVPLDPAFPAGRLRLMLDDAGVRVLVTQGAVRERMPDLCASVPELINLDRDEERGCPPDPVTGDPPDPDQLAYVIFTSGSTGRPKGVQVTHGAVGNLLVAFGESLALTPADRLLAVTTLSFDISVLELLLPLVHGARVVVAGNAEVVDGAALQARLRDSGATVLQGTPATWRMLLAAGELPTTVRHRLCGGEAFSRELADRLGGGALWNVYGPTETTVWSAAGLVEPAPARPVAIGPPITNTRIHLLDRRGQPVPVGVPGELHIGGAGLARGYLDRPGLTARKFVPDPFGSPPGGRLYATGDQARYLPDGRIEFLGRGDQQVKIRGFRVELGEVEAVLREQTEVGDAAVAAWSDGSDGDARLVAYVVPADGATTDAARLWALLQPRLALRLPGYLIPATLVPLDRLPLTPNGKLDRSGLPAPTWGATDATPYVPAGDPVEAAIVRIWEEVLDVRPVGVETDFFALGGHSLLAERVLARLRAYFQLAAPTRVLFEAPTVAGLAAALIRLEPVPGQVTAVAEVRAEIETMSPEAVARLLDGSGQDEVFGSGGVG, encoded by the coding sequence GTGCCATCCACCGCCGACCCTGACGCCGGCACGCCGACCACGGCGCAGCCGCCTGACGTACGCGGCAGTGTCGTCGGGCTGTCGCCACAGCGGCAGGCACTGCTGGCCCGCCGGCTCGCCCAGCGCGGGTTGGCGTCGGTGACCGAGCCGCTCATCGCCCGGTTGCCGCGTACCGGGCCGGAGCAGCGGTTCACCTGTTCCTCGGGGCAGCAGCGGATGTGGTTGGCCAACCAGTTCGACCCGGCGGACCCGTCCTTCCACGTGTCCATCTCCCAGCGGATGCGCGGCGACCTCGACGTCGGCGCGCTGCGTCAGGCGCTCGCCGACCTGGTGACCCGGCACGAGATCCTGCGCACCGTCTACGTCGGCGTCGACGGCACGCCACACCAGATCGTGCGCCCCCCGGCGCCGGTGCCGATGGGCGAGGTGGACCTGCGGGAACTGCCGGTCGTCGACCGCGAACCACGGGCCAGGTCACTGGCGAGACGGGCCTTCGCCGTACCGTTCGACCTGGCCACCGGCCCGGTGCTGCGGGCGGTGCTGTACCGCCTCGCGGACGACGACCGCGTCCTGCTGATGACCAGTCACCACATCGCCATCGACGGATGGTCGATCGGGAACGCCCTGCGGGAGCTCGCCGCCCTCTACCGCTGGCGGCTCACCACCCCGGCCGGGCCGTCCGCCGCCGGGCCGCCGCCGCTGCCCGAGCTGACCATCCAGTACGTCGACTACGCGCACTGGCAGCACGAGTCCCTGGCCGACGGTGAACTGGCCGACGGGCTGGACTTCTGGCGCCGGCAGCTTGCCGCGCCACGGGCGAGCGCCGAACTGCCGATCGCCCACCGCCCCGAGCCCGACGCCACCAGCGACAGCACCAGCACCGGCGGCGCCGGCACCGGCACCGGCACCGGCACCGGCACCGGCGGCAAGGTGGGCCTGATGATCGGCCCCGAGCTGCTCGACCGGCTCCGGACCGCCGCCGGTGCGACCCGGGGCACCACGCCGTTCGTCACCCTGCTCACCGGATTCAAGGCGCTGCTGGCCCGCTACCTGGGACAACCCGACGTCACGGTCGGTACGCTCGTCGCCGCCCGGACCCACGTGGAGCTGGAACCGCTGATCGGCTACTTCGCGAACCCGGTGGCGTTGCGTACCCGGCTCGATCCGGAGCTGACCTTCGCCGAGGCGGTGTCCCGGGTACGTCGTACGGTCATCGACGGGTTCGCGTACCAGAGCGTGCCGTTCGACCGGGTGGTGCAGGAGCTGGCGCCCCGACGGGAGGCCGGACGGCACCCGTTCTTCCAGGCGGCGCTGATCCTGCACAACTTCTCCGCCGGCACACCGGAGGACTGGCCCGGTCTGGACGTGCGCTGGTGGAACAGCGAACTCGACGACATGCTCTTCGACCTGACCCTGGTGGCGGTGCCGCAGCCGGACGGCGGGCTGGAGGCGACGTTCTCCTACCGCACCGACGTCTTCGACGCCGCCGACATCGGACGGCTCGCCGAGGGGTTCACCGAACTGCTGGCCGGGATCGCGGCGGATCCCGGCCAGCGCCTGGGCGACCTGCCGCTGCTCACCCCGGCGCAGCGGCAGTGGCTGCTGGTCGATCGGCAGGGACCGGTCCGGGAACCGACGCCGCAGACGGCGACCTTCCCGGCGCTCTGGGCCCGTTCCCGCGACCGTCACCCGGATGCGGTCGCGGTGGCGGCCGTGGACGGCGAGCTGTCGTACGCGGAACTCGACCAACGGGCCGAGCTGCTCGCTCGGCGGTTGCGGGCCAGTGGCGTCGGCACGGAGACACCGGTCGGCATCTGCCTGGACCGTACGTCGGCGATGCTGGTGGCGATGCTCGGCGTCTGGCGGGCCGGCGGCGCGTACGTCCCGCTCGACCCGGCCTTTCCCGCCGGCCGGCTGCGGCTGATGCTCGACGACGCGGGCGTGCGGGTGCTGGTCACCCAGGGTGCGGTACGCGAGCGGATGCCCGACCTCTGCGCCTCGGTACCCGAGTTGATCAACCTGGACCGGGACGAGGAACGGGGTTGCCCACCCGATCCGGTGACCGGCGATCCGCCCGACCCCGACCAGCTCGCGTACGTGATCTTCACGTCCGGCTCGACCGGACGCCCCAAGGGCGTGCAGGTCACCCACGGGGCGGTCGGAAACCTGCTGGTGGCCTTCGGGGAGTCACTCGCGCTCACCCCGGCCGACCGGCTGCTCGCGGTCACCACCCTCTCGTTCGACATCTCCGTGCTGGAACTGCTGCTGCCGTTGGTGCACGGCGCCCGGGTGGTGGTCGCCGGCAACGCCGAGGTGGTCGACGGGGCCGCGTTGCAGGCCCGGCTGCGGGACAGCGGCGCGACCGTGCTCCAGGGCACCCCGGCGACGTGGCGGATGCTGCTCGCCGCCGGCGAGCTGCCGACGACCGTACGGCACCGGCTCTGCGGCGGCGAGGCGTTCTCCCGGGAGCTCGCCGACCGGCTCGGCGGCGGTGCACTGTGGAACGTGTACGGGCCGACCGAGACCACCGTCTGGTCCGCCGCCGGTCTGGTCGAACCGGCCCCCGCCCGCCCGGTGGCGATCGGGCCGCCGATCACCAACACCCGGATCCACCTGCTCGACCGGCGGGGCCAACCGGTGCCGGTCGGGGTCCCCGGTGAGCTGCACATCGGTGGCGCCGGGCTCGCCCGTGGTTACCTCGACCGCCCCGGGCTGACCGCGCGGAAATTCGTGCCGGACCCGTTCGGCAGCCCGCCCGGCGGTCGGCTCTACGCCACCGGCGACCAGGCCCGCTACCTGCCGGACGGGCGGATCGAGTTCCTCGGGCGCGGCGACCAGCAGGTGAAGATCCGGGGCTTCCGGGTCGAACTCGGCGAGGTCGAGGCGGTGCTACGGGAGCAGACGGAGGTGGGCGACGCCGCGGTCGCGGCCTGGTCCGACGGGAGCGACGGTGACGCCCGCCTGGTCGCGTACGTGGTGCCGGCCGACGGTGCGACGACGGATGCCGCGCGGTTGTGGGCACTTCTCCAACCCCGGCTGGCGCTACGTCTGCCGGGTTACCTGATCCCGGCGACGCTGGTGCCACTCGACCGGCTGCCGCTGACCCCGAACGGCAAACTCGACCGGTCCGGACTGCCCGCCCCGACCTGGGGCGCGACCGACGCCACCCCGTACGTCCCGGCCGGTGACCCGGTCGAGGCGGCGATCGTACGGATCTGGGAGGAGGTCCTCGACGTGCGACCGGTCGGGGTGGAGACGGACTTTTTCGCCCTCGGCGGGCACTCGCTGCTGGCCGAACGGGTCCTGGCCCGGCTGCGCGCGTACTTCCAGCTGGCGGCGCCGACCCGGGTGCTCTTCGAGGCGCCGACCGTCGCCGGGCTGGCCGCCGCGTTGATCCGGCTGGAGCCGGTACCTGGGCAGGTGACCGCCGTCGCCGAGGTACGGGCCGAGATCGAGACGATGTCCCCGGAAGCCGTGGCCCGGCTCCTCGACGGAAGCGGGCAGGACGAGGTGTTCGGGTCCGGTGGCGTCGGATGA